The following coding sequences lie in one Peromyscus maniculatus bairdii isolate BWxNUB_F1_BW_parent chromosome 3, HU_Pman_BW_mat_3.1, whole genome shotgun sequence genomic window:
- the Ttll3 gene encoding tubulin monoglycylase TTLL3 isoform X5, with protein MADFQPLSLIVPGQRSPRRQETEGGAPEGAWAEPHTGAGSDPGERRMQALSAALFLNAGQLGPAAACYNQEDGSECSWHGRPQPPELCTSTPSRWLFPEFRPPRRLQWPGPASARPEVAHCGGSRGDCSPLPVRHLSSAHEFVPGAQGTANPYPVCSLLPTTLDEPLPDVPPPPDGEAQHGQPASPDILPTAGRGCEGGRNGESGEHRIQDSLVLWRGFSKGPHSMGRLRNAKIHVERAVKQKKIFMIHGRYPVIRCLLRQRGWVEKKMVPPQGTTLPPPPKDLDSLVMGDSDATEDEDEEENEEFREPQLLDFDGFLELDDLDGVHALMSRMVRNETPYLIWTTRRDVLDCRFLSKDQMINHYAHAGSFTTKVGLCLNLRNLPWFDEADADSFFPRCYRLGAEDDKKAFIEDFWLTAARNVLKLVVKSEAKPYSTSIQAREEEVLENPLPKKQEKKAVMVSPEFVDEALSACEEHLSSMAHKDIDKDPDAPLYLSPDGWSFFLHRYYQVVHEGAELRHLEAQIHRCEDILQQLQAVVPQIDMEGDRNIWIVKPGAKSRGRGIMCMDHLEEMLKLVDCNPMLMKDGKWIVQKYIERPLLIFGTKFDLRQWFLVTDWNPLTVWFYRDSYIRFSTQPFSLKNLDNSVHLCNNSIQKHLEASCHRHPMLPPDNMWSSQRFQAHLQELGAPNAWASVIVPGMKAAVIHALQTSQDTVQCRKASFELYGADFVFGEDFRPWLIEINASPTMAPSTAVTARLCAGVQADTLRVVIDRRLDRTCDTGAFELIYKQPAVEVPQYVGIRLLVEGSTIKKPMAVGHRRTGVRSSLPHLPTQQGSGEGKDSGSPTHRSASRKDVGARSLGHTEKPDSTVTTSVPGKGKKDPPHFPSLHSKAWLPSPCVLRPQGRVLRLQHGQLVGSKALSTTGKALMTLPTAKVLMSFPPHPDLKLAPSMLKPGQAAIPRHLGGPHFGSALWPMPFGVGPLPSTHRKVKAKGKFKARLCDKPRAEAYPEKRLSLPKPLTLILTCRTRRIMGARRLENPLL; from the exons ATGGCGGATTTCCAGCCCTTGAGTCTGATTGTGCCTGGGCAACGGTCTCCTaggagacaggaaacagaggGCGGAGCCCCAGAGGGCGCCTGGGCGGAGCCGCACACGGGTGCCGGGAGTGATCCTGGCGAAAGGCGCATGCAGGCCCTCAGCGCGGCTCTTTTCCTGAACGCGGGGCAGCTTGGGCCTGCAGCCGCCTGTTACAACCAGGAAGACGGCTCGGAGTGCAGCTGGCACGGGAGGCCGCAGCCACCCGAGCTCTGCACCAGTACCCCTTCCCGGTGGCTCTTCCCGGAGTTCCGCCCGCCAAGGAGGCTACAATGGCCCGGGCCCGCCTCCGCCAGGCCCGAGGTGGCGCACTGCGGCGGCAGCCGTGGGGATTGCAGCCCATTGCCTGTGCGCCACCTAAGCAGCGCCCACGAGTTCGTGCCGGGTGCCCAGGGCACTGCAAATCCCTACCCCGTCTGCTCCCTGCTCCCCACGACCCTGGATGAGCCCCTGCCTGATGTCCCGCCCCCGCCTGATGGTGAGGCGCAGCACgggcagccagccagccctgaCATCCTGCCGACTGCAGGGAGAGGTTGCGAGGGTGGAAGGAATGGGGAGTCTGGAGAGCACCGGATACAGG attcccttgtcctttgGCGAGGATTCTCCAAGGGACCTCACTCCATGGGCCGACTCAGAAACGCCAAAATCCACGTAGAGAGAGCCGTCAAG CAGAAGAAGATCTTCATGATTCATGGCCGCTACCCAGTGATCCGGTGTCTATTGCGCCAGAGGGGATGGGTAGAAAAAAAGATGGTCCCTCCCCAAGGCACCACCCTGCCACCACCCCCGAAGGATCTAGACAGTTTGGTGATGGGTGATAGTGATGCTACAGAGGATG aggatgaagaggaaaaCGAGGAGTTTCGGGAGCCACAGCTGTTGGACTTCGATGGGTTTCTGGAACTTGATGACCTGGATGGGGTACACGCTTTGATG tCCCGCATGGTTCGGAATGAGACCCCCTACCTCATCTGGACCACTCGGCGAGATGTGCTGGATTGTCGCTTCCTCTCCAAGGATCAGATGATAAACCATTAtgcccatgcaggctcctttaCTACAAAG GTGGGCCTGTGTCTCAACCTCCGGAATCTGCCTTGGTTTGACGAGGCTGATGCTGACTCCTTCTTCCCCCGATGCTATCGCCTGGGAGCAGAGGATGACAAGAAAGCCTTCATAG AGGACTTCTGGCTGACAGCTGCCCGCAACGTTCTCAAGCTGGTGGTGAAGTCGGAAGCGAAGCCATACTCCACCTCCATCCAGGCAAGAGAGGAAGAGGTCTTAG AAAACCCACTGCCcaagaaacaggagaaaaaggcAGTGATGGTGTCCCCAGAGTTTGTGGACGAGGCTCTGAGTGCGTGCGAGGAGCACCTTAGCAGCATGGCCCACAAGGACATCGACAAGGACCCGGATGCCCCGCTGTACTTGAGCCCTGATGGCTGGTCCTTCTTCCTGCACCGCTACTACCAAGTAGTCCA TGAAGGGGCAGAACTCAGACACCTAGAGGCCCAGATCCATCGCTGTGAAGACATTCTACAGCAGCTTCAGGCCGTGGTACCCCAGATTGACATGGAGGGGGATCGAAACATCTGGATTGTGAAGCCAGGAGCCAAGTCCCGAGGCCGAG GTATTATGTGCATGGACCACCTGGAGGAGATGCTGAAGCTGGTGGACTGCAACCCCATGCTCATGAAGGACGGCAAGTGGATTGTGCAGAAGTACATCGAGCGGCCCCTGCTCATCTTCGGCACCAAGTTTGACCTGAGACAGTGGTTCCTGGTGACGGACTGGAACCCACTCACGGTGTGGTTCTACCGAGACAGCTACATCCGCTTCTCCACACAGCCCTTCTCCCTGAAGAACCTGGACAA CTCCGTGCACCTGTGTAACAACTCCATCCAGAAACACTTGGAGGCCTCCTGTCACCGGCACCCCATGCTGCCCCCCGACAACATGTGGTCCAGCCAAAGGTTTCAGGCCCACTTGCAGGAGTTGGGCGCCCCAAATGCCTGGGCTAGCGTTATTGTACCTGGCATGAAGGCTGCTGTGATCCACGCCCTGCAGACCTCCCAAGACACCGTGCAGTGCCGGAAGGCCAGCTTCGAGCTCTATGGGGCCGACTTTGTGTTTGGGGAAGACTTCCGGCCCTGGTTGATTGAGATCAACGCCAGCCCCACCATGGCACCTTCCACAGCGGTCACTGCCCGCCTCTGTGCAGGGGTGCAAGCGGACACCCTGCGTGTGGTCATTGACCGGCGGCTGGACCGCACCTGTGACACAGGAGCCTTTGAGCTCATCTATAAGCAG CCTGCTGTGGAGGTGCCCCAGTACGTGGGGATCCGGCTCCTGGTGGAGGGCTCTACCATCAAGAAGCCCATGGCAGTGGGTCATCGGCGGACAGGGGTCCGCTCATCACTCCCTCATCTGCCGACCCAGCAAGGCTCTGGGGAAGGCAAGGACTCAGGATCCCCTACCCACAGGTCAGCCTCTAGGAAGGACGTTGGGGCCAGGAGCCTGGGACACACTGAGAAGCCCGACTCTACTGTCACCACCTCGGTCCCCggaaaggggaagaaag accctccccacttccctagtCTCCATTCCAAGGCCTGGCTGCCTTCTCCCTGCGTGCTCCGACCCCAGGGCCGGGTCCTCAGACTGCAGCATGGCCAGCTGGTGGGCTCTAAGGCTCTGTCAACCACAGGCAAGGCCTTGATGACTCTACCTACTGCCAAGGTTCTGATGTCCTTCCCACCTCACCCTGATCTCAAGCTGGCACCCAGCATGCTGAAGCCAGGACAG GCTGCTATTCCCCGGCACCTTGGAGGCCCCCACTTTGGAAGTGCCTTGTGGCCAATGCCCTTTGGAGTTGGACctcttcctagcacccacaggaaAGTCAAGGCCaaaggcaagttcaaggccagactctgCGACAAACCCAGGGCTGAGGCCTACCCCGAGAAGAGGCTGAGCCTCCCCAAACCCTTGACCCTTATTTTGACATGCCGGACACGGAGGATCATGGGGGCTAGGAGGCTAGAGAACCCCCTGCTCTGA
- the Ttll3 gene encoding tubulin monoglycylase TTLL3 isoform X7 — MADFQPLSLIVPGQRSPRRQETEGGAPEGAWAEPHTGAGSDPGERRMQALSAALFLNAGQLGPAAACYNQEDGSECSWHGRPQPPELCTSTPSRWLFPEFRPPRRLQWPGPASARPEVAHCGGSRGDCSPLPVRHLSSAHEFVPGAQGTANPYPVCSLLPTTLDEPLPDVPPPPDGEAQHGQPASPDILPTAGRGCEGGRNGESGEHRIQDSLVLWRGFSKGPHSMGRLRNAKIHVERAVKQKKIFMIHGRYPVIRCLLRQRGWVEKKMVPPQGTTLPPPPKDLDSLVMGDSDATEDEDEEENEEFREPQLLDFDGFLELDDLDGVHALMSRMVRNETPYLIWTTRRDVLDCRFLSKDQMINHYAHAGSFTTKVGLCLNLRNLPWFDEADADSFFPRCYRLGAEDDKKAFIEDFWLTAARNVLKLVVKSEAKPYSTSIQAREEEVLENPLPKKQEKKAVMVSPEFVDEALSACEEHLSSMAHKDIDKDPDAPLYLSPDGWSFFLHRYYQVVHEGAELRHLEAQIHRCEDILQQLQAVVPQIDMEGDRNIWIVKPGAKSRGRGIMCMDHLEEMLKLVDCNPMLMKDGKWIVQKYIERPLLIFGTKFDLRQWFLVTDWNPLTVWFYRDSYIRFSTQPFSLKNLDNSVHLCNNSIQKHLEASCHRHPMLPPDNMWSSQRFQAHLQELGAPNAWASVIVPGMKAAVIHALQTSQDTVQCRKASFELYGADFVFGEDFRPWLIEINASPTMAPSTAVTARLCAGVQADTLRVVIDRRLDRTCDTGAFELIYKQPAVEVPQYVGIRLLVEGSTIKKPMAVGHRRTGVRSSLPHLPTQQGSGEGKDSGSPTHSRGSRKFKDVARGCTAQKGQSWDADPDPPHFPSLHSKAWLPSPCVLRPQGRVLRLQHGQLVGSKALSTTGKALMTLPTAKVLMSFPPHPDLKLAPSMLKPGQAAIPRHLGGPHFGSALWPMPFGVGPLPSTHRKVKAKGKFKARLCDKPRAEAYPEKRLSLPKPLTLILTCRTRRIMGARRLENPLL; from the exons ATGGCGGATTTCCAGCCCTTGAGTCTGATTGTGCCTGGGCAACGGTCTCCTaggagacaggaaacagaggGCGGAGCCCCAGAGGGCGCCTGGGCGGAGCCGCACACGGGTGCCGGGAGTGATCCTGGCGAAAGGCGCATGCAGGCCCTCAGCGCGGCTCTTTTCCTGAACGCGGGGCAGCTTGGGCCTGCAGCCGCCTGTTACAACCAGGAAGACGGCTCGGAGTGCAGCTGGCACGGGAGGCCGCAGCCACCCGAGCTCTGCACCAGTACCCCTTCCCGGTGGCTCTTCCCGGAGTTCCGCCCGCCAAGGAGGCTACAATGGCCCGGGCCCGCCTCCGCCAGGCCCGAGGTGGCGCACTGCGGCGGCAGCCGTGGGGATTGCAGCCCATTGCCTGTGCGCCACCTAAGCAGCGCCCACGAGTTCGTGCCGGGTGCCCAGGGCACTGCAAATCCCTACCCCGTCTGCTCCCTGCTCCCCACGACCCTGGATGAGCCCCTGCCTGATGTCCCGCCCCCGCCTGATGGTGAGGCGCAGCACgggcagccagccagccctgaCATCCTGCCGACTGCAGGGAGAGGTTGCGAGGGTGGAAGGAATGGGGAGTCTGGAGAGCACCGGATACAGG attcccttgtcctttgGCGAGGATTCTCCAAGGGACCTCACTCCATGGGCCGACTCAGAAACGCCAAAATCCACGTAGAGAGAGCCGTCAAG CAGAAGAAGATCTTCATGATTCATGGCCGCTACCCAGTGATCCGGTGTCTATTGCGCCAGAGGGGATGGGTAGAAAAAAAGATGGTCCCTCCCCAAGGCACCACCCTGCCACCACCCCCGAAGGATCTAGACAGTTTGGTGATGGGTGATAGTGATGCTACAGAGGATG aggatgaagaggaaaaCGAGGAGTTTCGGGAGCCACAGCTGTTGGACTTCGATGGGTTTCTGGAACTTGATGACCTGGATGGGGTACACGCTTTGATG tCCCGCATGGTTCGGAATGAGACCCCCTACCTCATCTGGACCACTCGGCGAGATGTGCTGGATTGTCGCTTCCTCTCCAAGGATCAGATGATAAACCATTAtgcccatgcaggctcctttaCTACAAAG GTGGGCCTGTGTCTCAACCTCCGGAATCTGCCTTGGTTTGACGAGGCTGATGCTGACTCCTTCTTCCCCCGATGCTATCGCCTGGGAGCAGAGGATGACAAGAAAGCCTTCATAG AGGACTTCTGGCTGACAGCTGCCCGCAACGTTCTCAAGCTGGTGGTGAAGTCGGAAGCGAAGCCATACTCCACCTCCATCCAGGCAAGAGAGGAAGAGGTCTTAG AAAACCCACTGCCcaagaaacaggagaaaaaggcAGTGATGGTGTCCCCAGAGTTTGTGGACGAGGCTCTGAGTGCGTGCGAGGAGCACCTTAGCAGCATGGCCCACAAGGACATCGACAAGGACCCGGATGCCCCGCTGTACTTGAGCCCTGATGGCTGGTCCTTCTTCCTGCACCGCTACTACCAAGTAGTCCA TGAAGGGGCAGAACTCAGACACCTAGAGGCCCAGATCCATCGCTGTGAAGACATTCTACAGCAGCTTCAGGCCGTGGTACCCCAGATTGACATGGAGGGGGATCGAAACATCTGGATTGTGAAGCCAGGAGCCAAGTCCCGAGGCCGAG GTATTATGTGCATGGACCACCTGGAGGAGATGCTGAAGCTGGTGGACTGCAACCCCATGCTCATGAAGGACGGCAAGTGGATTGTGCAGAAGTACATCGAGCGGCCCCTGCTCATCTTCGGCACCAAGTTTGACCTGAGACAGTGGTTCCTGGTGACGGACTGGAACCCACTCACGGTGTGGTTCTACCGAGACAGCTACATCCGCTTCTCCACACAGCCCTTCTCCCTGAAGAACCTGGACAA CTCCGTGCACCTGTGTAACAACTCCATCCAGAAACACTTGGAGGCCTCCTGTCACCGGCACCCCATGCTGCCCCCCGACAACATGTGGTCCAGCCAAAGGTTTCAGGCCCACTTGCAGGAGTTGGGCGCCCCAAATGCCTGGGCTAGCGTTATTGTACCTGGCATGAAGGCTGCTGTGATCCACGCCCTGCAGACCTCCCAAGACACCGTGCAGTGCCGGAAGGCCAGCTTCGAGCTCTATGGGGCCGACTTTGTGTTTGGGGAAGACTTCCGGCCCTGGTTGATTGAGATCAACGCCAGCCCCACCATGGCACCTTCCACAGCGGTCACTGCCCGCCTCTGTGCAGGGGTGCAAGCGGACACCCTGCGTGTGGTCATTGACCGGCGGCTGGACCGCACCTGTGACACAGGAGCCTTTGAGCTCATCTATAAGCAG CCTGCTGTGGAGGTGCCCCAGTACGTGGGGATCCGGCTCCTGGTGGAGGGCTCTACCATCAAGAAGCCCATGGCAGTGGGTCATCGGCGGACAGGGGTCCGCTCATCACTCCCTCATCTGCCGACCCAGCAAGGCTCTGGGGAAGGCAAGGACTCAGGATCCCCTACCCACAG CCGAGGTAGCAGGAAGTTTAAGGACGTTGCCCGAGGTTGCACAGCTCAGAAGGGGCAGAGCTGGGATGCAGACCCAG accctccccacttccctagtCTCCATTCCAAGGCCTGGCTGCCTTCTCCCTGCGTGCTCCGACCCCAGGGCCGGGTCCTCAGACTGCAGCATGGCCAGCTGGTGGGCTCTAAGGCTCTGTCAACCACAGGCAAGGCCTTGATGACTCTACCTACTGCCAAGGTTCTGATGTCCTTCCCACCTCACCCTGATCTCAAGCTGGCACCCAGCATGCTGAAGCCAGGACAG GCTGCTATTCCCCGGCACCTTGGAGGCCCCCACTTTGGAAGTGCCTTGTGGCCAATGCCCTTTGGAGTTGGACctcttcctagcacccacaggaaAGTCAAGGCCaaaggcaagttcaaggccagactctgCGACAAACCCAGGGCTGAGGCCTACCCCGAGAAGAGGCTGAGCCTCCCCAAACCCTTGACCCTTATTTTGACATGCCGGACACGGAGGATCATGGGGGCTAGGAGGCTAGAGAACCCCCTGCTCTGA
- the Ttll3 gene encoding tubulin monoglycylase TTLL3 isoform X12 — MADFQPLSLIVPGQRSPRRQETEGGAPEGAWAEPHTGAGSDPGERRMQALSAALFLNAGQLGPAAACYNQEDGSECSWHGRPQPPELCTSTPSRWLFPEFRPPRRLQWPGPASARPEVAHCGGSRGDCSPLPVRHLSSAHEFVPGAQGTANPYPVCSLLPTTLDEPLPDVPPPPDDSLVLWRGFSKGPHSMGRLRNAKIHVERAVKKKIFMIHGRYPVIRCLLRQRGWVEKKMVPPQGTTLPPPPKDLDSLVMGDSDATEDEDEEENEEFREPQLLDFDGFLELDDLDGVHALMSRMVRNETPYLIWTTRRDVLDCRFLSKDQMINHYAHAGSFTTKVGLCLNLRNLPWFDEADADSFFPRCYRLGAEDDKKAFIEDFWLTAARNVLKLVVKSEAKPYSTSIQAREEEVLENPLPKKQEKKAVMVSPEFVDEALSACEEHLSSMAHKDIDKDPDAPLYLSPDGWSFFLHRYYQVVHEGAELRHLEAQIHRCEDILQQLQAVVPQIDMEGDRNIWIVKPGAKSRGRGIMCMDHLEEMLKLVDCNPMLMKDGKWIVQKYIERPLLIFGTKFDLRQWFLVTDWNPLTVWFYRDSYIRFSTQPFSLKNLDNSVHLCNNSIQKHLEASCHRHPMLPPDNMWSSQRFQAHLQELGAPNAWASVIVPGMKAAVIHALQTSQDTVQCRKASFELYGADFVFGEDFRPWLIEINASPTMAPSTAVTARLCAGVQADTLRVVIDRRLDRTCDTGAFELIYKQPAVEVPQYVGIRLLVEGSTIKKPMAVGHRRTGVRSSLPHLPTQQGSGEGKDSGSPTHRSASRKDVGARSLGHTEKPDSTVTTSVPGKGKKDPPHFPSLHSKAWLPSPCVLRPQGRVLRLQHGQLVGSKALSTTGKALMTLPTAKVLMSFPPHPDLKLAPSMLKPGQVGLELGLTPWRVVLSSGIGAEGHRQRASPRQYSAPGKGLSCPEPCSKTEA, encoded by the exons ATGGCGGATTTCCAGCCCTTGAGTCTGATTGTGCCTGGGCAACGGTCTCCTaggagacaggaaacagaggGCGGAGCCCCAGAGGGCGCCTGGGCGGAGCCGCACACGGGTGCCGGGAGTGATCCTGGCGAAAGGCGCATGCAGGCCCTCAGCGCGGCTCTTTTCCTGAACGCGGGGCAGCTTGGGCCTGCAGCCGCCTGTTACAACCAGGAAGACGGCTCGGAGTGCAGCTGGCACGGGAGGCCGCAGCCACCCGAGCTCTGCACCAGTACCCCTTCCCGGTGGCTCTTCCCGGAGTTCCGCCCGCCAAGGAGGCTACAATGGCCCGGGCCCGCCTCCGCCAGGCCCGAGGTGGCGCACTGCGGCGGCAGCCGTGGGGATTGCAGCCCATTGCCTGTGCGCCACCTAAGCAGCGCCCACGAGTTCGTGCCGGGTGCCCAGGGCACTGCAAATCCCTACCCCGTCTGCTCCCTGCTCCCCACGACCCTGGATGAGCCCCTGCCTGATGTCCCGCCCCCGCCTGATG attcccttgtcctttgGCGAGGATTCTCCAAGGGACCTCACTCCATGGGCCGACTCAGAAACGCCAAAATCCACGTAGAGAGAGCCGTCAAG AAGAAGATCTTCATGATTCATGGCCGCTACCCAGTGATCCGGTGTCTATTGCGCCAGAGGGGATGGGTAGAAAAAAAGATGGTCCCTCCCCAAGGCACCACCCTGCCACCACCCCCGAAGGATCTAGACAGTTTGGTGATGGGTGATAGTGATGCTACAGAGGATG aggatgaagaggaaaaCGAGGAGTTTCGGGAGCCACAGCTGTTGGACTTCGATGGGTTTCTGGAACTTGATGACCTGGATGGGGTACACGCTTTGATG tCCCGCATGGTTCGGAATGAGACCCCCTACCTCATCTGGACCACTCGGCGAGATGTGCTGGATTGTCGCTTCCTCTCCAAGGATCAGATGATAAACCATTAtgcccatgcaggctcctttaCTACAAAG GTGGGCCTGTGTCTCAACCTCCGGAATCTGCCTTGGTTTGACGAGGCTGATGCTGACTCCTTCTTCCCCCGATGCTATCGCCTGGGAGCAGAGGATGACAAGAAAGCCTTCATAG AGGACTTCTGGCTGACAGCTGCCCGCAACGTTCTCAAGCTGGTGGTGAAGTCGGAAGCGAAGCCATACTCCACCTCCATCCAGGCAAGAGAGGAAGAGGTCTTAG AAAACCCACTGCCcaagaaacaggagaaaaaggcAGTGATGGTGTCCCCAGAGTTTGTGGACGAGGCTCTGAGTGCGTGCGAGGAGCACCTTAGCAGCATGGCCCACAAGGACATCGACAAGGACCCGGATGCCCCGCTGTACTTGAGCCCTGATGGCTGGTCCTTCTTCCTGCACCGCTACTACCAAGTAGTCCA TGAAGGGGCAGAACTCAGACACCTAGAGGCCCAGATCCATCGCTGTGAAGACATTCTACAGCAGCTTCAGGCCGTGGTACCCCAGATTGACATGGAGGGGGATCGAAACATCTGGATTGTGAAGCCAGGAGCCAAGTCCCGAGGCCGAG GTATTATGTGCATGGACCACCTGGAGGAGATGCTGAAGCTGGTGGACTGCAACCCCATGCTCATGAAGGACGGCAAGTGGATTGTGCAGAAGTACATCGAGCGGCCCCTGCTCATCTTCGGCACCAAGTTTGACCTGAGACAGTGGTTCCTGGTGACGGACTGGAACCCACTCACGGTGTGGTTCTACCGAGACAGCTACATCCGCTTCTCCACACAGCCCTTCTCCCTGAAGAACCTGGACAA CTCCGTGCACCTGTGTAACAACTCCATCCAGAAACACTTGGAGGCCTCCTGTCACCGGCACCCCATGCTGCCCCCCGACAACATGTGGTCCAGCCAAAGGTTTCAGGCCCACTTGCAGGAGTTGGGCGCCCCAAATGCCTGGGCTAGCGTTATTGTACCTGGCATGAAGGCTGCTGTGATCCACGCCCTGCAGACCTCCCAAGACACCGTGCAGTGCCGGAAGGCCAGCTTCGAGCTCTATGGGGCCGACTTTGTGTTTGGGGAAGACTTCCGGCCCTGGTTGATTGAGATCAACGCCAGCCCCACCATGGCACCTTCCACAGCGGTCACTGCCCGCCTCTGTGCAGGGGTGCAAGCGGACACCCTGCGTGTGGTCATTGACCGGCGGCTGGACCGCACCTGTGACACAGGAGCCTTTGAGCTCATCTATAAGCAG CCTGCTGTGGAGGTGCCCCAGTACGTGGGGATCCGGCTCCTGGTGGAGGGCTCTACCATCAAGAAGCCCATGGCAGTGGGTCATCGGCGGACAGGGGTCCGCTCATCACTCCCTCATCTGCCGACCCAGCAAGGCTCTGGGGAAGGCAAGGACTCAGGATCCCCTACCCACAGGTCAGCCTCTAGGAAGGACGTTGGGGCCAGGAGCCTGGGACACACTGAGAAGCCCGACTCTACTGTCACCACCTCGGTCCCCggaaaggggaagaaag accctccccacttccctagtCTCCATTCCAAGGCCTGGCTGCCTTCTCCCTGCGTGCTCCGACCCCAGGGCCGGGTCCTCAGACTGCAGCATGGCCAGCTGGTGGGCTCTAAGGCTCTGTCAACCACAGGCAAGGCCTTGATGACTCTACCTACTGCCAAGGTTCTGATGTCCTTCCCACCTCACCCTGATCTCAAGCTGGCACCCAGCATGCTGAAGCCAGGACAGGTGGGCCTCGAGCTGGGCCTCACACCCTGGCGGGTAGTGCTGAGCAGTGGGATCGGGGCTGAAGGGCACAGACAGAGGGCATCGCCCAGACAATACAGTGCCCCAGGGAAGGGCTTATCCTGCCCAGAACCCTGTTCCAAGACAGAGGCCTga